Below is a genomic region from Kazachstania africana CBS 2517 chromosome 9, complete genome.
AATCACAAATGCCAGTAGgggaaaaaatttattcttaCAGCTCCCTATCGTCAACAGCTCCGAGTAAgattgcaaaaaaaataacaattcaGAGGACACGCCGAAAGGAGCCACAGTGTCGCTGCCACCGATCGCGAATTATTCATCGTCTAAATCTTTTGTAAACAGTAGATTACCAAAGCCAAGAACTGCTTTATAAGATTTTcaacaataatatatgttattaatattttaattttttatcgaatgaatatatatatatgaaaaataatataacTTTACTGATATAAGtttgtttttcatttgttCAATTAgtttgttatttttttaatgaatatGATTATGAATATATCTTTGCTATCTATCATGCATCATTTGTACTCATTACACCACTTTATAGGGAAGATGTTGAGTTTGAATTATTAAGTTTCACCTGCTCATTATGATTATGATAAAGTGGCGTATTACTCTCTTCCAGATTATCATAAGGCGGTAAAATTTCGACTTGTAAAATATAACCTAATGAGTATTCTTGATCCTTCAGCGAGCTGAGACATAGctcaaataattctttatcATGAAATCCTATAATTGCATTATAACAAATGcaatcaataatgaaaatatcatcatttacTTTTACAACTAATTCATGTTCAGAACTTTCGTAAACGCCAACATAAAATTCTCTGGTATTTTCTACGTTACCATGTTCGCTTTTGTTTGAACTACTTGCTAAATTGAGAAGTTTTGGGCATTTTAATTTGATGAAGTCCTTCAGAACAGTCCATCTTAATTTCGcatatttatcaattgaatcagtttcaatatcaatttttatACTATCCTTTGCATTTTTAGATAAAGGCCTCATTGACTCAGCTAATAGGTAAGGTGGGAAATtatgaattttgaattgCCACATACCTCTATCCGTCATTTGTTTcctaaaatttttttcattaaagatattcttcaatttttttggttgTTTGAATGgatttgtatttttttttacagATGCTGCTATTATTCTCCCATTTGGATTGATATTAAACTTTGCCAACGTAGATTGATCGTAGTAACTACGTCGTATGAAATTTGGAGCAGACGGATTTGCGAAAGGGTACCTCATAGTTGGGACAGGAGGATACATGGAGTATGGATTGGGCATATTCCCTGCAGGAAGCCGTTGGTGATGAGGTagtggtggtggtggtatAGGGCCAGGTACATTTCCTGGAGGTGATGTATTTGATGGATTAGTTTGCATTTGGAAGTTTGATAGTATATTTGGAGATGCAGTTGTTAAATTTGATGGGAAGGTGGTTGGAATCATGGGGAATGGTGGTGAAGTGCCCATTCTAGGACTTAAATTTTGCGTTTCAGgtgaggaagaagaattagaaagtGTAGttgattcatcattttctaaattgaaattagcCATATTTCTTTGCAAATATAACATTTGTGGATCTTGTCCAACTGCATTTCTATTATTTCCAGGCATCTGATTGTAATAATAGGAGTAAAACGATTGTTGCTGATCATACGAAGGCAGTACATAACTATAAAGATCATGATAATCCCATTGATAGGTATTTAAAGTCATGACCAGTTCATTAATTGAGTTTTGATTCAAACTACCCTTCAAAATGATTATACAACTTTGTAATGCTACGAATGGTGGTACGACAGAGGTCATAGGTGGTAATAGTTTGACttgcaaaatatttgaatgatgaatAATTCCCCCAATTAAGTATTTAATTtgtttccaatttttgCCTGGTGGTAAATTATCTATTTTTAACATTATGATTCTTGGTTGTTCTAATACTTTGGCGGATTTGTATGGGAGATAGTTCTCATAGGTAGAATCTCTTAATTCTTTATCTAATGGATTGGTTATGGAAGAATGAGAGCCCGATGAGGAAGAGGATGAAGAGGAAGTAGGTGAACATGGTGACGATGTATtgttatcattttcttgtgGAATCATTGCTATGATATAGAGTATGGTAGATCAATGCAATGACTGATGGGTAGTCtagttaatttcaattttatttttttcgtACTATATGGTGAATATTACAGTATAGGTTAGAAACCAACAGTGACGCTAACCTTTCAAAAGATGGCTTATATTATCCTTGTTTATTCCaaagagagaaagaagatggAAACAGATGGTGATAATTAATATATCTAAGCTTCTAATTCTGTTctatattcttttctttgagcTTGTTTGAGTAATAGATTGATCTATGTTAACGAttttagaaagaaaaaaaaccTGATGAATTGGATAAGATAAGTGGGGGGTGTGGAGTTAAATTAGTAGTGGGGAAAATACTGACCAATTCTTTGGGAAGTATAGTAGTTGGGTTTTCCTTTTAGCGAAAAAAGAGAtcaaaagttgaaaaaaagagacgGTTGCCGttataatttattattgttactATTGTTATTTAGTATTATTCTTCCAGTTGCAGATATCTATTGGATGAGATGAGTCTGGAAGAAGTTGCAATAACAAAGAGGAAGCGGAAAGAGACTCAAAAAAGGGAGATGTgtattaataatattcaactAATAAGTAATTAAACTTGCAATGAGGAAGATATTACTATAAAATAATGGGAATTCTtctgttttcttctttgttttcttgTATAATAAGAGAGGAGAAGAAgtccttttcaaaaaacCGTGTTGAAAGTAAGTGGTAAGGAGGTAAAAATGTCAAGTTTAGAGAGGAATAAGAGGGGATAGAGCATAAGTTAGGTACTCCAAAGTACACTATGAGTAATCTTAGAAAGATTGCTACCGCTGTTATTACCAAGTGCTACAGAATACACATTTTCTCTTCCTTCcctttgaaagattttttttttcagtttttttcattgacGTCTCTTTGTTTACTCtgagatgagatgagcCCAAGAAGTCAGAGAATTGGGGAAACAGAAATATGATATCCATTTCTTGTTATCATCAGTAATATCATATTCCGCCcgttcttcttcaattgctCTTGGAAAGCTGGATGGAAAGAGATAAAGTTTAGCTTGTAAAAGTGCggcaacaacagcaactTAGAAGAAGTAAATCGTGTAACAGCAACTGACTAACACTCGATTCCTCCTCTGACAGAAAATTGTTGGTTCGTtaccttttcttctttttcttcctttgtATCACTCATTCACTAATCATAGATTTTTGGGAGGTCATTTATTACAAGCGACTGACAACGCAGCAAGTTTAAAAATaagcttttttttgcccTTGTGTTTGCCGGGCAGCATTACAGAAATTGGTTTGTTGGGTTTTCCCAGTCAAAACATGCAAGCcctcaaaaaaaaattggtaaaCAGGGAACGGAGTGTCTGGGTGAAATCATCCGTCGTCGTCATCATTGTCACCGCAGCGGCGGACGCAGCGCAGTGCAGTGTACGACGGGGTAACGGTGCTACGACATCATGAAGTTGCAGGTCCAACCAGTTCAAGGGAAGCGTATTGGTACACATATGCAGGCTTGTATAGTAATCTCATTTCATCCTCTTCGATGCAATATTTTATGTTGTTTATGGAAAAGATTGTGTTttgtttatatttttataccatgcagaaaataataagGGCTTCCACGACCTAATTATTAAAGTAAATAATAGGATGTTTTGTCCATTCTGATGCATGTTGAGATACTAATGAACTAATGATATTTGCATCTTCTCTCTCCCCTCTCTGGATGCAATGTACCAAATACAACTACCCTTACTGGGAACGCGTCCACCTTATCTatggtgatgatgatgattcCCTCACATCGCATCCGATGACTTTGAGTCATTTTATCGGCACCCAGACAAATTGGCccaacttttttttttgtcccTCTCCCCTCCTAGGGTCAAAGATACGATACGATTACAAAGGCTCgtgtgaaaaaaaaaagtaaagCTATTCGGAAATGGCTCTTTGGAACTATTACGGTTTTGATTTTTCCGGTTACAAGTGCAGAAATTTTTACCCAaggaatttttctttcttttttgtcttcctctattttttttttctttccttcTACCGTTTTGGTTCATGAGTCGCCTTTTTACTACGCCTGTTTCTAACACCTTTACGAGTCATTTTACtatcaatcaatcaatcCCATTTCTTGATGGAACTTCCATTCTTAACTGTGACTGATGCTAATGTGTTTCAAAGTTGTATTCATGACAGATCTCCGCTAAATAGGATACAATTAAGCAAGGTGCAAGGACACAAGTTATGGATTCCTTTTTTCACGGAGTTTTATCTTCTTACTCATCTAAACTAGTAGCAGCCTTGCTAAAcctttatcaaatttacatAAAATAAATTGCTTTCCTGTCATCATctcattaaaaattttcaatcGAACCTCGttcttgataaaaaaaacaaaaggTTCAGCTGATGATGGTACGTCTGATATAGAGAGATTAGTACTTTTGACGGAACAACCCGCCCTCGAGAATTTCCTCGATTTAACCggaaattaaaaagaaattttttaccAGCCCGGCgagataaaaaaaacaaaaaacaaaaaaacgaaacaaaatgatgatcgcctcttttcttttcgttCTTCTGACGTTTCTCTGCGGCCCATGCGGGATTTGTCCCTCTTTTGGCTTCTTGTCTTTCTGCTCTTATCTTTAAGACGTCGAgcctcttctttttcttctttcccaaaaaaacaaaagagaAGAGACTTTGTCCCTCCTCTTcccttcttttttttttgtcttaCCTTTCTTTTGGGCCTCCCATACTCacttgtttcttttttttggccGTTTACGTATTtgttaaaaaaataatatataaacacagaattatttcaattcaatagtacatcaattcaattatttttttacttctttctcatatattataaaaacATCATCAAgatatattattaatatcaaCCAATCACTACAAATATTCATAATGGCCCCAACTAAACCTGTTTCCGTAAAAGTTAATGCCGCTTTATTCGATGTCGATGGTACCATCATTATCTCTCAACCAGCTATCGCTGCTATGTGGAGAGATTTCGGTAAAGACAAACCATACTTCGATGCTGAACACGTTATCAAGATTTCCCACGGTTGGAGAACTTACGATGCTATTGCTAAATTCGCTCCAGATTATGCcaatgaagaatttgtcGCTAAATTAGAAGGTGAAATCCCAGACAGATTCGGTGAACATTCTATCGAAGTTCCAGGTGCTGTCAAGTTATGTAACGCCTTAAACGCTTTACCAAAGGAAAAATGGGCTGTTGCCACTTCTGGTACCTGGGATATGGCCCACAAATGGTTCGACTTATTAAAGATTAAAAGACcacaaaatttcatcaccGCTTCTGACGTTAAAAACGGTAAGCCACATCCAGAACCTTACTTAAAGGGTAGAAACGGTCTAGGTTTCCCAATCAACGAAGAAGATCCATCTAAATCCAAGGTTGTTGTCTTTGAAGATGCTCCAGCTGGTATTGCTGCCGGTAAAGCTGCTGGTTGTAAGATTGTCGGTATTGCCACCACTTTCGACTTAGAATTCTTAATCGAAAAGGGCTGTGACATCATTGTCAAGAATCACGAATGTATCAGAGTTGGTGAATACAACGCTGAAACCGATGAAGTCGAATTAATCTTTGATGACTACTTATACGCTAAGGATGACTTATTAGAATGGTAATTCGTTCTTCTAATGTctcaattttaataaaataataataataataatagcattccaaatttttactACTTTTTTTCACCCTACTTTTGTTGATAGAATCCAATAACcaatattataaaattttatatagaTATGTACtcataataaaataaatgaaactCATGCAAttttaataacaataagagtatttttctatttttaaaCTGTACATTATCTGAATGGTCCCATATATTTTGTaactattttcttcattttttcttaaaaacCTTTTTCTCAGCTTTTTTAGCGGCTACAGTCTGCTCCTTGGCAAGCTTTTTAACGATCTTTTGCTCTTCAATTAAGAGCTCTGACAATTCTTTCCTTGACACAGTTAGCAGATCAAGAGCCACCAAAAACTTTTGATATGGTCCTATGTACTCTAGAAACGGTGGCATACTTCCTTGGTCTTAAAGCAGCAATGCCTGGTAAAGTTACACCGCAGTCATCACATTTTGGTCTAGAAATTAGCTTTTTTACATGTTGAGCATGCAAAACAACCCCTGGAGTCCTAACGGCCttgattttattagatCTAGTGTTGTCTATTGCATTGGTTGTTCAGCTTACTCGTTGGTAATTCGtcattctaaatttgaacGAATATTTCTCCATGAGGAAGACATCTTTTAGAATTGCAATAGGAAGTCGTTCAAATCGAAGTATTTAAATATACGCGACACTATGATAGAACACACATGGATTACTTCTTCTGAAAGTGACACACTAAGCCATTCTGGTTGGTCTTTTTCTGCTGATTCCTTTCGAGCCTTCTGTCATTACTGAAATTTCACTATTTAGTTCTATTTCATATTTCCTTTGGACTGAGTACCTCATCACCTCGGGCCGCCATGAGAGAATGGGTTCTGCCTGCCTTATACGGGATGTAGTGATGGCT
It encodes:
- the GPP1 gene encoding glycerol-1-phosphatase RHR2 (similar to Saccharomyces cerevisiae HOR2 (YER062C) and RHR2 (YIL053W); ancestral locus Anc_7.243); the encoded protein is MAPTKPVSVKVNAALFDVDGTIIISQPAIAAMWRDFGKDKPYFDAEHVIKISHGWRTYDAIAKFAPDYANEEFVAKLEGEIPDRFGEHSIEVPGAVKLCNALNALPKEKWAVATSGTWDMAHKWFDLLKIKRPQNFITASDVKNGKPHPEPYLKGRNGLGFPINEEDPSKSKVVVFEDAPAGIAAGKAAGCKIVGIATTFDLEFLIEKGCDIIVKNHECIRVGEYNAETDEVELIFDDYLYAKDDLLEW
- the KAFR0I01800 gene encoding uncharacterized protein (similar to Saccharomyces cerevisiae YIL055C; ancestral locus Anc_7.245) encodes the protein MIPQENDNNTSSPCSPTSSSSSSSSGSHSSITNPLDKELRDSTYENYLPYKSAKVLEQPRIIMLKIDNLPPGKNWKQIKYLIGGIIHHSNILQVKLLPPMTSVVPPFVALQSCIIILKGSLNQNSINELVMTLNTYQWDYHDLYSYVLPSYDQQQSFYSYYYNQMPGNNRNAVGQDPQMLYLQRNMANFNLENDESTTLSNSSSSPETQNLSPRMGTSPPFPMIPTTFPSNLTTASPNILSNFQMQTNPSNTSPPGNVPGPIPPPPLPHHQRLPAGNMPNPYSMYPPVPTMRYPFANPSAPNFIRRSYYDQSTLAKFNINPNGRIIAASVKKNTNPFKQPKKLKNIFNEKNFRKQMTDRGMWQFKIHNFPPYLLAESMRPLSKNAKDSIKIDIETDSIDKYAKLRWTVLKDFIKLKCPKLLNLASSSNKSEHGNVENTREFYVGVYESSEHELVVKVNDDIFIIDCICYNAIIGFHDKELFELCLSSLKDQEYSLGYILQVEILPPYDNLEESNTPLYHNHNEQVKLNNSNSTSSL